The following coding sequences lie in one Angustibacter luteus genomic window:
- a CDS encoding helix-turn-helix transcriptional regulator yields MGAGLRTAYVGRDAERGLLGQALADVVRAEPRLVLVRGDAGSGKSRLLDEWSRDLQEVTVLRGGCQRLTTTHLPYAPVVQALRPVAAGPLLDGWHPAARAAVSPVLAAAEPPTGQADRWRGAQVLELTLALLAQLAAQRPVVLVLEDLHWADQATTDLLLFLAGNLSVERLLVVGTLRTDEPSQPQWLREALTQLGSMPRCSRIDLAALTDPAVAQIIADVEPALGADDVGRLVRRAMGNPFFAEELARASDPDQPLPEALRDVLLVRHAQLPPTARQIVQVVCVVAGPVRHELLTGVIDADVADLNVALRVALRDGLLQRHGSDAFVVRHALLQEAVYGDLLPGERVAWHTRVAERVDADPELVGGPERAAAVLAEHWQAAGRPDLAVAPLVRAARAATARRSPTDAARLWRTALGLWPDAQPGAAPATVEGLDRPAVRMELAVSLRRGPQAADGVESLRLALDEVGRDDAARRAEVLERLALHLNDTGDGEAALAAAREACATAPTRPLEPGRSLAARCHATLGAIRMVRGQYEASHEECEQALALARAVDDLATRAYVLAVDGVNVVVLDGPDRAVPSMREALELSERLGDVEATLRAWINLTYVLESAGRWADAAQAARSGLQVAERHGLALTNGALLTANEATALLACGRFAEARQILETVLESATGPTARTTRPYLLAVLGEALVELGALDEARGALHAIGPVDPGDVLTANQVALVSGSLALEEGSPQDALAQVVGRQEFLADDPTSGLRMCALGLRAAADLLGRPTALRAADAPAEGDLRSAADDLAARADALAAAAPWLPPCRTLLALCRVELARGGGTATAQEWTALAQACLDGGQPQLAGYAWLRGAELALAEHGAPAVAEPLRRAADVLAPLGPGTLATWVRRLADVARVRLDDPPGHVDARQPDRTDGVLVDLTSRERQVLGRIARGETNRQIGTALHITEKTASVHVSNILSKLHVRNRSEATALVYRLGLDEEVVL; encoded by the coding sequence GTGGGAGCCGGGCTCCGGACCGCGTACGTCGGGCGGGATGCTGAGCGGGGACTGCTGGGGCAAGCCTTGGCGGACGTCGTGCGGGCCGAGCCGCGTCTGGTGCTGGTCCGTGGGGATGCCGGATCGGGCAAGAGCCGGCTGCTCGACGAGTGGTCGCGTGACCTGCAGGAGGTCACGGTGCTGCGCGGCGGCTGCCAGCGGCTGACCACCACGCACCTGCCCTACGCGCCCGTCGTGCAGGCCCTGCGTCCGGTGGCCGCGGGGCCGTTGCTGGATGGCTGGCACCCGGCGGCCCGTGCTGCGGTCTCGCCCGTGCTGGCTGCCGCTGAGCCACCGACGGGGCAGGCCGACCGCTGGCGCGGGGCGCAGGTGCTGGAGCTCACGCTCGCCCTGCTCGCCCAGCTCGCCGCCCAGCGCCCGGTCGTGCTGGTGCTGGAGGACCTGCACTGGGCCGACCAGGCGACCACGGACCTGCTGCTGTTCCTCGCCGGCAACCTGTCCGTCGAGCGGCTCCTGGTCGTCGGCACGCTGCGCACCGACGAGCCGTCCCAGCCGCAGTGGCTGCGGGAGGCCCTGACGCAGCTGGGTTCGATGCCGCGCTGCTCGCGGATCGACCTCGCGGCGCTCACTGACCCGGCGGTGGCGCAGATCATCGCGGACGTCGAACCCGCCCTGGGCGCCGACGACGTGGGCCGCCTCGTGCGCCGCGCGATGGGCAACCCGTTCTTCGCCGAGGAGCTGGCCCGCGCCAGCGACCCGGACCAGCCACTGCCGGAGGCGTTGCGCGACGTGCTGCTGGTCCGGCACGCGCAGCTGCCGCCGACAGCCAGACAGATCGTCCAGGTGGTCTGCGTGGTCGCCGGTCCGGTGCGCCACGAGCTGCTGACCGGCGTCATCGACGCCGACGTGGCCGACCTGAACGTCGCGCTGCGCGTGGCGCTGCGGGACGGGCTGCTGCAACGGCACGGCAGCGACGCGTTCGTCGTCCGGCACGCCCTGCTGCAGGAGGCGGTGTACGGCGACCTGCTCCCCGGCGAACGGGTCGCCTGGCACACCCGGGTCGCCGAGCGGGTCGACGCGGACCCCGAGCTGGTGGGGGGCCCGGAGCGGGCGGCGGCGGTGCTCGCCGAGCACTGGCAGGCGGCCGGGCGCCCGGACCTCGCCGTGGCCCCGCTGGTCCGGGCGGCCCGCGCCGCGACGGCGAGGCGCTCGCCGACCGACGCCGCGCGCCTGTGGCGCACGGCCCTGGGGCTGTGGCCGGACGCACAGCCGGGCGCTGCGCCCGCCACGGTCGAGGGACTGGACCGCCCGGCCGTCCGGATGGAGCTCGCCGTGTCGCTACGTCGCGGGCCGCAGGCCGCCGACGGGGTGGAGAGCCTGCGGCTCGCGCTGGACGAGGTGGGCCGGGACGACGCGGCGCGGCGGGCCGAGGTGCTGGAGCGGTTGGCGCTGCACCTGAACGACACGGGCGACGGCGAGGCCGCGCTGGCCGCCGCGCGTGAGGCCTGCGCCACGGCGCCGACCAGACCGCTGGAGCCCGGCCGGTCGCTGGCGGCGCGCTGCCACGCGACCCTCGGCGCGATCCGGATGGTCCGCGGCCAGTACGAGGCCTCGCACGAGGAGTGCGAGCAGGCGCTCGCGCTCGCCCGAGCCGTGGACGACCTCGCCACCAGGGCGTACGTGCTGGCCGTTGACGGCGTCAACGTGGTGGTCCTGGACGGACCGGACCGGGCCGTGCCCAGCATGCGCGAGGCGCTCGAGCTGTCCGAGCGGCTCGGGGACGTCGAGGCCACCCTGCGCGCCTGGATCAACCTGACGTACGTGCTGGAGAGCGCCGGGCGGTGGGCCGATGCCGCGCAGGCCGCACGGTCCGGGCTGCAGGTGGCCGAACGGCACGGTCTCGCGCTGACCAACGGCGCCTTGCTGACCGCCAACGAGGCCACCGCGCTGCTCGCCTGCGGTCGGTTCGCGGAGGCCAGGCAGATCCTGGAGACCGTGCTCGAGTCGGCCACCGGGCCGACGGCGCGGACCACCCGGCCGTACCTGCTCGCCGTGCTCGGCGAGGCGCTGGTCGAGCTGGGGGCCCTGGACGAGGCCCGGGGGGCGCTGCACGCGATCGGCCCCGTCGACCCGGGCGACGTGCTGACCGCGAACCAGGTGGCCCTGGTCTCCGGTTCGCTCGCCCTGGAGGAGGGCAGTCCGCAGGACGCGCTGGCGCAGGTGGTCGGTCGACAGGAGTTCCTGGCGGACGACCCGACGTCCGGGCTGCGCATGTGCGCGCTAGGGCTGCGCGCCGCCGCAGACCTGCTGGGGCGCCCGACGGCGTTGCGCGCCGCCGACGCTCCTGCCGAGGGGGACCTCAGGTCCGCCGCCGACGACCTCGCGGCGCGGGCGGACGCCCTGGCGGCGGCCGCGCCCTGGCTGCCGCCGTGCCGCACGCTGCTCGCGCTCTGCCGCGTGGAGCTGGCCCGGGGCGGAGGGACCGCGACGGCCCAGGAGTGGACGGCGCTCGCTCAGGCGTGCCTGGACGGCGGACAACCGCAGCTGGCGGGCTATGCGTGGCTGCGCGGGGCCGAGCTGGCGCTCGCCGAGCACGGTGCCCCGGCCGTGGCGGAACCGTTGCGCCGCGCCGCAGACGTGCTGGCCCCGCTCGGCCCGGGGACCTTGGCGACCTGGGTCCGGCGGCTCGCGGACGTCGCCCGGGTGCGTCTGGACGACCCACCGGGCCACGTGGACGCTCGGCAGCCGGACCGCACGGACGGCGTTCTGGTCGACCTGACCTCCCGGGAACGGCAGGTGCTCGGGCGCATCGCCCGCGGCGAGACGAACCGGCAGATCGGCACCGCGCTGCACATCACGGAGAAGACCGCGAGCGTGCACGTGTCCAACATCCTGTCCAAGCTGCACGTGCGAAACCGTTCCGAGGCGACGGCGCTGGTCTATCGCCTCGGACTCGACGAGGAGGTTGTGCTGTGA
- a CDS encoding peptidoglycan-binding protein → MSSPHQLLAIARAELGAHELPPGSNVTKYGKAYGLSPAPWCAQFACAWVWKRADLPIPRDADSPSHGWASVQHFLNSGHRHGWVLPGGRTAHARPGDYVCFEWDKDVWADHVGIVVAVSPAGRLTTIEGNSAGPRGYDAVAYHHRSRRSVAAFVRPPYTQHGTSPASDTPKHMAHSSSGKRRTAAHPVLPRGVVLMDGSPHHDLVAVYQHRMLQRGWTPIGRVDGVFGRRTEAVTRAFQKRMRLDVDGQVGTETWTAAFATKPASKAA, encoded by the coding sequence ATGTCATCACCTCACCAGCTGCTCGCCATCGCCCGAGCCGAGCTCGGCGCGCACGAGCTACCGCCAGGGTCCAACGTGACCAAGTACGGCAAGGCGTACGGCCTCTCACCCGCGCCGTGGTGCGCGCAGTTCGCCTGCGCGTGGGTCTGGAAGCGCGCCGACCTGCCGATCCCGAGGGACGCGGACTCCCCCAGCCACGGCTGGGCGAGCGTGCAGCACTTCCTGAACTCCGGGCACCGCCACGGGTGGGTGCTGCCCGGTGGCCGGACGGCGCACGCCCGGCCCGGCGACTACGTGTGCTTCGAGTGGGACAAGGACGTCTGGGCGGACCACGTGGGGATCGTGGTCGCCGTCTCGCCCGCCGGCCGGCTCACCACCATCGAGGGCAACTCCGCCGGTCCGCGCGGCTACGACGCCGTCGCGTACCACCACCGTTCGCGCCGGAGCGTCGCCGCGTTCGTCCGGCCGCCGTACACCCAGCACGGCACCAGCCCGGCCTCGGACACCCCGAAGCACATGGCGCACTCCAGCAGCGGCAAGCGCAGGACGGCCGCCCACCCGGTGCTGCCTCGCGGCGTGGTGCTGATGGACGGCTCGCCGCACCACGACCTCGTCGCCGTCTACCAGCACCGCATGCTCCAGCGCGGGTGGACCCCGATCGGACGCGTGGACGGCGTGTTCGGCCGCCGCACCGAGGCCGTCACCCGCGCCTTCCAGAAGCGGATGCGCCTCGACGTCGACGGTCAGGTCGGCACCGAGACCTGGACCGCTGCGTTCGCCACCAAACCCGCCAGCAAGGCCGCGTAG